GACGGGCTGACGGTTGTCGGGATCTGTCTCGGCGCCGCAGTCGGTCTCGGAACGTCGGGCATCTGGAGCGTCTGGGAGATCGAACGTGCCGAAACAGCCCGAGAGCGTCATGAGCTCGAATCGACGCTGCTCACGTCGCTGGAGGGGACTCGCTACGATCGGGAGCTCCGCAGCGAACAGTTCGTCCTTGCTCTGGCGGCAGCCACGGGACCGGTTCTCAGTATCGTGTTTACCCTGCTGCCGTTTCCCCTCGAGGGAATCGTTTTCACGATGTTTCAGGCGGTGCTGGTCTCGATCGGACTCGGGATGTTGTGGTTGGGGGCCATCGGCGCCTACATGGGACACATTTCACAGCAGCGATGGTACGTGTCTGCAATTCGCATGGCACTTGCGGCCATCGTCGTTGCCGTGATCAGTATCGTCTTGCCTGGGTGATCGCTCCCACGGCCCGCGAGGATTAAAAAAACCCGTCATCAGCCCTGCGACCCCCGGTTATGCCTAAATCCCGCGATCGAACTTCATCCCGCCATCGGCGTTAGTGCCGCTAATCGATCCCGACCCGACTCCCTTGCTCGGCTGCCCTGTAGACTGCCATCGCCGTCTCGACGTCGACGAGCCCGTCTCGACCGTCGGGTTCTGGCGGCGAATCCGTCAACAGACAGTGAGCGAAGTAGTCGAACTCCTCGACGGTCTCGTCACTGCCGAACCCCTCCAGTTCGACCGTTCCGTCGTCGGTTTCGACGACCAGGGTCCGATCGGCACCGACCCCGAACGCGTCGCGTAACGCCACCTGACCGTCGGTTCCCAGCATCGAGAGTTCGGCGTTCGAATGTCCGCTGAAACTTGCCGAGAAGTTCCCGACCGCGTCCGGGAACTCGACCCCAAAGTCGACGTGTTCGTCGACGTCCCCAAATGGCCCGCTCGTCCGGGTCGTACCCCACACCGATACCGGATCCGCATCGAGCAGGAACCGCGCGGTGTTGAGCGGGTAGACGCCCACGTCCATCAGCGCGCCCCCGCCAGCCAGGTGCTCGTCGAGCCGCCACTGGTCAGGCCCCTTCGAACCGCCGAGCACGTCGAAACTGAAGTTTCCGAACAGACGGATCGGTTCGCCGATGCCGCCCTCCCGGACGAACTCGCGCAGCCGACGGACCAGCGGGTCGGTCTGCATCCGGTAGGCAGTCATCAGCGTCACCCCGGCGTTCTCGCAGGCCTCGACCGCCTGTCGGGCTCGGTCGGCCGTCGCTTCCAGCGGTTTCTCACAGACGACTGCCTTTCCGTGCTCGGCGGCGGTCTCGACGTGTGGCAAGTGCTCGCGGTTCGGCGTCGCCACGTACACTGCGTCGTATTCGTCGGTGGCTGTGCCGTCGGCGTACTCCGCGTACGTGACCCCGACGGCGTCGTACTCCCGGGCGGTTTCGATCCGACGCTGTTCGGTCCCGCTCACGACGACTGACGGAACGCAGTAGTCGCTCTCGGCGATTGCCGGGAGGGAGACCTTCCGGGCGTAATTCCCGAGCCCGACGACGGCCATTCGAACGATCCCGTCGGGACCGGTGTCCCAGTCGCGGCCATCGGCTCCAGTGAAGACGTCCAGCGATGTGTCCGACATGGATCGCTCTTCTCCCCGGCGGCGGTAAGTAGTTGTGCCGGCTCGCGCTCTCCGACGCCTCTCGTAGTATGGTATAAGATGGCAAGCGACAGGATTCATGGTAGTGGGCTGCGTATATGAACCATGGACGAACCGCGACCGCCATCGTCGGAGGAGACGCGACGTACTCGGAGACGACTGCTCACGGTCGGCGTCACGGGACTGCTCGTGCTGCTTGCGGGTTGTTCCGACCCCGACGACGACGGCGACGACGAGAACGGCGGCCCGTACTGAACGACGGCGACGACGAGAACGGCGTCGGTGCCTTTTCAGTACGGCCGGTCGTACGTGCACTGTTGCCATGGACACCAACCGATCCACCTCCGGCTCGCGGTCGGCTCCCAGCGAACAGTGGCGCGAGTACCGGGGGGCGCCCACCGGGACCGATCTGGAGTGTGAGGGGTGGCGACAGGAGGCGGCGCTGCGGCTGCTCAACAACAATCTGGATCCGGAGGTGGCCGAAAACCCAGAAGAGCTTGTCGTGTACGGCGGCACCGGGCGGGCGGCCCGGTCGTGGGACGCCTACGACGCGATCCTCGAGCAGCTCCGTGATCTCGCAGACGACGAGACGCTTCTGGTTCAGTCGGGCAAACCCGTCGGCCGGTTCGAAACCCACGAACGCGCCCCGCGGGTGTTGATCGCGAACTCGAACCTCGTCGGCAAGTGGGACAACTGGAGGCACTTCCACGAGCTGGAGGCGGAGGGGAAAATCATGTACGGCCAGATGACCGCCGGCTCGTGGGCCTACATCGGGACGCAGGGAATCATCCAGGGAACCTTCGAGACGCTTGCAGAGTTGGCCCGTCAGCAGTTCGATGGCGACCTGGCCGGCAGGGTCGTCGTCACCGGGGGACTCGGCGGCATGGGCGGGGCCCAGCCGCTT
The Halalkaliarchaeum desulfuricum DNA segment above includes these coding regions:
- a CDS encoding VIT1/CCC1 transporter family protein gives rise to the protein MTATTSSARIRRVFKKDDVRSLARRYFIANSFDGVLTSLGVIIGAYLGGITDGLTVVGICLGAAVGLGTSGIWSVWEIERAETARERHELESTLLTSLEGTRYDRELRSEQFVLALAAATGPVLSIVFTLLPFPLEGIVFTMFQAVLVSIGLGMLWLGAIGAYMGHISQQRWYVSAIRMALAAIVVAVISIVLPG
- the gfo6 gene encoding D-xylose 1-dehydrogenase Gfo6 is translated as MSDTSLDVFTGADGRDWDTGPDGIVRMAVVGLGNYARKVSLPAIAESDYCVPSVVVSGTEQRRIETAREYDAVGVTYAEYADGTATDEYDAVYVATPNREHLPHVETAAEHGKAVVCEKPLEATADRARQAVEACENAGVTLMTAYRMQTDPLVRRLREFVREGGIGEPIRLFGNFSFDVLGGSKGPDQWRLDEHLAGGGALMDVGVYPLNTARFLLDADPVSVWGTTRTSGPFGDVDEHVDFGVEFPDAVGNFSASFSGHSNAELSMLGTDGQVALRDAFGVGADRTLVVETDDGTVELEGFGSDETVEEFDYFAHCLLTDSPPEPDGRDGLVDVETAMAVYRAAEQGSRVGID